In Pelagibaculum spongiae, one genomic interval encodes:
- a CDS encoding heavy metal translocating P-type ATPase gives MPKPEVSLDYATQTAKNCFHCGSPNPKQPIIVKIEDQPRAFCCHGCSAVCQAIHQSGLKGFYQRTQDGELLSPPPEPPQDTELFDLEEIQQDYLVDSKTTDNGANDQREINMLVEGIHCAACVWLIEKSLSKDGGVVEARVNLSGRRLKLRWDNSQTQLSNIIKRLSSIGYSATPFDPEQAEGQIKKANKTLLLRLGFAAFCMMNLMWVSIALFAGADDGEFRSLFHWVGFALATPCMIYSGWPFLRGGWSSIQTASLTMDLPIAIGILATWSYSSFVTFTQSTTGDVYFDTVVNFVFIILVGRYLEAISRRNAVVSSQRLMDLQPRVASVLLDDNSEQIRPVRTLSAGEKVQVKPGGRVPVDGMIVDGQAQIDESMLSGESEPVTKATGDSVFAGSQNISGSLTVQITGTLKDTALGKIIALVEEAQSSKAPIQMLADKIVPWFVAVTLLLSLSTFAFWLFSGNMTAAEVEFALLASVSVLIITCPCAFGLATPMAVAVASGLGAKNGILIKHGAALEYLASADEIIFDKTGTLTCGEPKLDQFIVADGVDKPTLLTKAGLLESRSEHPLAKAVVAAASELKKSLIDVELTNFQSFQGLGVSADFKESELKIGSRKWLLQQNISLPDNMLQQAEAASQQALTDVWLVENQRVVGLMLIGDTPRSDAKSTLSQLKSAAVSVSLLSGDRQPVADAVAEKLGGMDYVIAEVLPAEKDAEIKKRQQNGKKIVMVGDGINDAPALARADVGVALASGTDVSMDCADIILSHNRLADLPLARRLSQATMTTIRQNIGLSLAYNIVLVPLAVTGQITPLFAAIAMPISSLVVIGNAARLGRVFKS, from the coding sequence ATGCCAAAGCCTGAAGTTTCACTCGATTACGCTACTCAAACAGCTAAAAACTGCTTTCACTGTGGTTCGCCTAACCCAAAGCAACCGATCATAGTCAAGATTGAAGACCAGCCACGTGCTTTTTGTTGTCATGGTTGTAGTGCGGTTTGCCAAGCTATTCACCAGTCAGGTTTAAAGGGTTTTTATCAGCGAACCCAAGACGGAGAATTGCTTTCACCGCCGCCAGAGCCACCTCAAGATACCGAGTTGTTTGATCTGGAAGAAATTCAGCAGGATTACCTGGTCGATAGTAAAACTACAGATAACGGTGCGAATGATCAGCGTGAAATTAATATGTTGGTCGAAGGCATTCATTGTGCCGCGTGTGTGTGGTTGATTGAAAAAAGCTTGTCTAAAGACGGCGGCGTAGTTGAGGCACGGGTTAATTTAAGTGGCCGTCGGCTTAAATTACGCTGGGATAATTCACAGACTCAGTTATCAAATATTATAAAACGATTGTCCAGTATTGGTTATAGCGCGACACCGTTTGATCCGGAACAAGCTGAAGGTCAAATTAAAAAAGCCAATAAAACCCTTTTACTCCGGTTAGGTTTTGCTGCCTTTTGCATGATGAACTTAATGTGGGTATCAATTGCATTATTTGCCGGTGCTGACGACGGTGAATTTCGTAGTCTGTTCCATTGGGTCGGTTTTGCGCTAGCCACGCCGTGCATGATTTATTCAGGCTGGCCATTTTTACGTGGCGGCTGGAGCAGTATTCAAACCGCTAGCTTAACCATGGATTTACCGATCGCTATTGGTATTTTGGCCACCTGGAGTTATTCCAGTTTTGTTACTTTTACTCAGAGTACGACTGGCGATGTTTATTTCGATACCGTAGTTAATTTTGTATTTATTATTTTGGTAGGGCGTTATTTAGAAGCTATATCGCGGCGCAATGCGGTGGTTTCTAGCCAAAGATTAATGGATTTACAGCCAAGAGTCGCCAGTGTTTTACTTGATGATAATTCAGAGCAGATTCGCCCAGTTCGCACTTTATCTGCTGGCGAAAAAGTGCAGGTAAAACCCGGTGGTAGAGTGCCGGTCGATGGTATGATTGTCGATGGTCAGGCGCAAATTGATGAATCGATGTTGTCGGGTGAATCTGAGCCAGTAACCAAAGCAACAGGCGATAGCGTGTTTGCAGGCAGTCAAAATATTTCTGGCAGTTTAACCGTTCAAATTACTGGCACTTTAAAAGACACCGCATTAGGTAAAATTATTGCACTGGTAGAAGAAGCCCAATCATCTAAAGCACCGATCCAGATGCTGGCCGATAAAATTGTTCCATGGTTTGTTGCTGTTACGCTTTTATTGTCGCTTTCCACTTTCGCATTTTGGTTATTTAGCGGCAATATGACCGCAGCAGAAGTCGAGTTTGCACTATTAGCTTCGGTATCAGTTCTAATCATTACTTGCCCTTGTGCCTTTGGTTTGGCAACGCCAATGGCGGTTGCTGTCGCCAGTGGCTTAGGTGCCAAAAACGGTATTTTAATTAAACACGGTGCTGCGTTGGAATACCTCGCATCGGCCGATGAAATAATTTTTGATAAAACCGGCACCTTAACTTGTGGCGAGCCCAAATTAGATCAGTTCATCGTCGCAGATGGTGTCGATAAACCCACGTTGTTGACTAAAGCAGGGTTGCTAGAAAGCCGATCTGAGCACCCATTAGCTAAGGCTGTGGTAGCAGCTGCTAGTGAATTAAAAAAATCATTAATTGATGTTGAGTTAACTAATTTTCAGTCTTTTCAGGGCTTGGGGGTTAGTGCTGATTTTAAAGAAAGTGAGTTGAAAATTGGCTCAAGAAAGTGGTTGTTACAGCAAAATATCAGTCTGCCAGATAATATGTTGCAACAAGCTGAAGCAGCTAGTCAGCAAGCTCTTACCGATGTTTGGTTGGTTGAAAACCAGCGGGTTGTCGGTTTAATGCTGATTGGTGATACGCCTCGCAGCGATGCTAAGTCGACTTTATCACAATTAAAGTCGGCGGCAGTTAGTGTGAGTTTGTTAAGTGGCGACCGTCAGCCAGTCGCAGATGCAGTAGCTGAAAAACTCGGTGGTATGGACTATGTAATTGCCGAAGTATTACCGGCAGAAAAAGATGCGGAAATAAAGAAACGTCAGCAGAATGGTAAAAAGATAGTAATGGTGGGCGATGGTATTAACGATGCGCCGGCATTAGCGCGTGCCGATGTCGGTGTCGCTCTGGCTTCTGGTACCGATGTTTCTATGGACTGCGCCGATATTATTTTAAGCCACAATCGATTAGCTGATTTACCGCTAGCCAGAAGACTATCACAAGCAACTATGACTACGATTCGACAAAATATTGGCTTGTCACTGGCATATAATATTGTGTTAGTGCCATTAGCTGTGACTGGGCAAATTACACCTTTATTTGCCGCAATAGCAATGCCGATTAGCTCTTTGGTGGTGATTGGAAATGCAGCTCGGTTGGGGCGGGTGTTTAAAAGCTAA
- a CDS encoding FixH family protein yields the protein MTAVNKSKSGLPAWKSPWLWFWMGLLLTVLGVNIFMISLAFNTSPGLVRDDFYETGKRYSDELLKPKAESPYLLKMNVPLLKQNLPATITVNLLDKASQQMVEGGKGVLFVYRPSDKNADFELPMTQTDNGLWRVDVTFSLPGLWDMIAEVQVGDATVNQPYRIQVVQ from the coding sequence GTGACTGCGGTAAATAAGAGTAAAAGCGGACTACCAGCCTGGAAAAGTCCTTGGCTATGGTTTTGGATGGGGCTGCTGCTGACCGTTTTAGGTGTGAATATTTTTATGATCAGCCTGGCATTTAATACTTCGCCGGGACTGGTTCGCGATGATTTCTATGAAACCGGTAAGCGCTATTCTGACGAGTTGTTAAAGCCTAAAGCAGAGTCTCCTTATTTATTAAAAATGAATGTACCGCTGCTAAAACAGAATCTGCCCGCCACTATCACGGTTAATTTGTTGGATAAAGCCAGCCAGCAAATGGTAGAAGGCGGTAAGGGCGTGCTATTTGTTTATCGGCCATCAGATAAAAACGCTGATTTTGAATTGCCAATGACTCAAACCGATAACGGCCTATGGCGGGTTGATGTCACCTTCTCACTGCCAGGTTTGTGGGACATGATCGCTGAAGTACAAGTAGGCGATGCTACGGTGAACCAACCTTATCGGATTCAAGTGGTTCAATAA
- the ccoG gene encoding cytochrome c oxidase accessory protein CcoG produces the protein MSAEPTAKQSDSTEAQPVKVMDKDELARLYEENDFWEVNTGGSTLHAKRMGGRFRNFKYLTSSVWLVLFIGPWLQWDDRQAMLFDIPARQFHIFGMTFLPQDIWMFTFVMGFFAVLLAVSTAVAGRVFCGFFCFQTVWTDVYTWIEEKLEGSHIQRRKLEKAPWNATKIRKKVIKHVLWLAIAVLTGYSFAAWFTDARDLLSRMLDFTAHPISYGIVGAFTLGTYVLAGFMREQVCFWLCPYARIQGVMMDDNSIVPSYDYKRGEPRGKLKKNSAGNDKGDCIDCGQCVAVCPTGVDIRKGQQEGCITCALCIDACDQIMDKIDKPRGLIRYASENEIARDQKTKLIRPRVLMYATTILLFVTYLAYGLVTRSNLELNVVHDRTPMFVMQSNGDIQNKYVIKIINKTTDILPIEVKLKGLEGAEITLDPAVIEAKPSVVTPVRVFVRAPRSAFKEQLQDITFEVYPKGKPEQAASHDSIFAGPRR, from the coding sequence ATGTCCGCTGAGCCCACTGCAAAACAGTCAGATTCGACTGAAGCGCAACCTGTAAAGGTAATGGATAAAGACGAGCTTGCCCGTCTTTATGAAGAGAATGATTTCTGGGAAGTGAATACCGGCGGTTCAACCCTTCATGCTAAGCGCATGGGCGGCCGTTTTCGCAACTTCAAATATTTGACCTCTTCGGTGTGGCTGGTGCTGTTCATAGGCCCATGGCTGCAGTGGGATGATCGTCAAGCAATGTTGTTTGATATTCCTGCGCGACAATTTCATATTTTCGGCATGACCTTTTTGCCGCAAGACATTTGGATGTTTACTTTTGTCATGGGCTTTTTTGCTGTGCTGTTGGCGGTGTCCACCGCAGTGGCCGGGCGAGTGTTTTGTGGTTTTTTCTGTTTCCAGACAGTTTGGACCGATGTTTATACCTGGATTGAAGAAAAGCTAGAAGGCAGCCATATCCAGCGCCGCAAGCTAGAAAAAGCGCCGTGGAATGCTACTAAAATCCGTAAAAAAGTAATTAAGCACGTGCTTTGGTTAGCGATTGCAGTGCTAACCGGTTATAGCTTTGCGGCTTGGTTTACCGATGCCCGTGACTTGCTAAGTCGGATGCTTGATTTCACTGCTCATCCTATTTCTTACGGAATTGTTGGTGCTTTTACCCTAGGTACTTATGTGCTGGCTGGCTTTATGCGTGAGCAGGTATGTTTTTGGCTCTGTCCTTATGCGCGAATTCAAGGCGTAATGATGGACGATAACAGTATTGTTCCTAGTTACGATTACAAGCGTGGCGAGCCACGTGGCAAGCTGAAAAAGAATTCGGCCGGCAATGACAAGGGTGACTGTATCGATTGTGGCCAGTGTGTTGCGGTTTGCCCTACCGGCGTTGATATTCGTAAAGGTCAGCAAGAAGGTTGTATTACTTGTGCCTTGTGTATTGATGCTTGCGATCAGATTATGGATAAGATCGATAAACCACGCGGTTTGATTCGCTATGCGTCAGAGAACGAGATCGCCCGTGATCAAAAAACTAAATTGATTCGGCCACGGGTATTAATGTACGCCACCACCATATTGTTATTTGTCACTTATTTGGCTTATGGCTTGGTAACTCGAAGCAACCTGGAATTGAACGTGGTTCACGATCGTACGCCGATGTTTGTGATGCAATCTAATGGTGATATTCAAAACAAATATGTCATTAAGATCATCAATAAAACCACAGATATTTTGCCGATTGAAGTGAAACTGAAAGGGCTTGAAGGCGCAGAAATAACGCTAGACCCAGCGGTAATTGAAGCGAAACCTTCTGTGGTCACGCCGGTTCGAGTGTTTGTTCGTGCGCCTCGCAGCGCCTTTAAAGAACAACTGCAAGATATTACTTTTGAGGTGTACCCCAAAGGTAAACCAGAGCAAGCTGCAAGCCACGATTCGATTTTTGCTGGGCCTCGTCGCTGA
- a CDS encoding sigma-54 interaction domain-containing protein, producing MPSSSSQQLASLLHRQSLILNAIGDGVYGLDAQGRLTFANAAAQTMMGWSEAELLDKSIHHLHHHSHADGSPYPLDQCPIFKAAHDGQSYHISQEVFWRKDGSCFPVEYSATPIFENDQLVGAVAVFRDVSQRMTHEQQLKTSLEQIERLKAEAEQENNRLRAQVAGQQPEQPMLGEAPAMQLLRQQIDQVSPTDASVLITGENGVGKELVAQAIHQQSSRATGPLIKVNCGAIAPTLVESELFGHEKGAFTGATVQRKGRFELADGGTLFLDEVAELPMDAQVKLLRILQEREMERVGGSRTLQLDVRIIAATNRDLQKMVGLGLFRMDLFYRLKVFPIQVPPLRQRKQDIPLLASALVQQLAQKLGRRINGVSQKSIQRLIAHDWPGNIREMQNVLEHAAIISRGEVLDIPELVSPELSGVSQPNKMPLMTAEDAERENIRRVLAHTQGVIAGKQGAAAILDLPPSTLRSRMKRLAIDQEVAIYR from the coding sequence ATGCCTAGTTCTAGCTCCCAACAGCTCGCCAGTTTGCTGCATCGCCAAAGTTTGATTTTAAACGCCATAGGTGATGGTGTGTATGGCCTAGACGCGCAAGGGCGGCTGACCTTTGCCAATGCAGCGGCACAAACCATGATGGGTTGGAGTGAAGCTGAGCTGCTGGATAAGTCAATACATCATTTACATCACCATAGCCATGCTGATGGTTCACCCTATCCGCTAGATCAATGCCCAATTTTTAAAGCCGCGCACGACGGCCAGTCGTATCATATTTCTCAAGAAGTATTTTGGCGAAAAGACGGTAGCTGTTTTCCGGTGGAATATAGTGCCACGCCCATTTTTGAAAATGATCAATTAGTGGGGGCAGTCGCGGTTTTTCGCGATGTGTCGCAACGAATGACCCATGAGCAGCAATTAAAAACCAGCTTGGAGCAGATCGAGCGATTAAAAGCCGAAGCAGAACAAGAAAATAATCGCTTACGTGCTCAAGTTGCTGGCCAACAGCCAGAACAACCGATGCTAGGTGAAGCACCGGCAATGCAATTGTTAAGGCAACAAATTGATCAGGTTTCTCCAACCGATGCCAGTGTATTGATTACCGGTGAAAATGGAGTGGGCAAGGAATTAGTCGCTCAGGCAATTCATCAACAAAGTAGCAGGGCAACTGGGCCGCTGATTAAAGTGAATTGCGGCGCGATTGCACCCACTTTGGTAGAAAGCGAACTGTTTGGCCATGAAAAGGGGGCTTTTACCGGTGCAACCGTGCAACGCAAAGGCCGCTTCGAATTAGCTGATGGCGGCACTTTATTTTTGGATGAAGTGGCTGAGTTACCGATGGATGCCCAGGTGAAACTGCTGCGGATTTTACAAGAGCGGGAAATGGAGCGAGTCGGTGGCAGCCGAACGTTGCAATTGGATGTACGAATAATTGCTGCGACCAATCGGGACCTGCAGAAAATGGTCGGTCTGGGGCTTTTTCGAATGGATCTGTTTTACCGGCTAAAAGTATTTCCCATTCAAGTTCCACCGTTACGTCAGCGTAAACAAGATATTCCATTGTTAGCCAGTGCGCTGGTTCAACAGTTAGCGCAAAAATTAGGTCGTCGAATTAACGGGGTTAGCCAAAAGAGTATTCAGCGGCTGATTGCCCATGATTGGCCGGGCAATATTCGTGAGATGCAAAATGTACTAGAGCATGCGGCAATTATTAGCCGTGGTGAGGTGTTGGATATCCCTGAACTGGTTTCGCCTGAATTATCTGGCGTAAGCCAGCCGAATAAAATGCCATTAATGACCGCTGAAGATGCCGAGCGAGAAAATATTCGCCGAGTATTGGCGCATACTCAGGGTGTGATTGCTGGCAAGCAAGGTGCTGCGGCTATTCTCGATTTACCACCTAGTACTCTTCGTTCAAGAATGAAACGACTTGCGATAGATCAAGAGGTGGCGATATATCGCTAG
- a CDS encoding type II toxin-antitoxin system HipA family toxin, whose amino-acid sequence MSEFCRVSLKPLRTKSVSGANSAQLKSFVDGSKASLDLPFSRKDFFENGRKYVEGISISGVQQKLSLIIKEDAFKPTDVGGRYILKPSPEAFPNAAENEHTAMKISNVLGFRTADCALAKFTDGEYAYICKRFDRELNEKNIVIQHHQEDLLQCMNLVSESKYILSYEEAGRTLLEVTRNNLLVASDYVNRIIFAYLIGNDDLHLKNFSVIRFESSKTHYYDKLAPNYDCLFCEEYTGGQGYLALDLLANGEDDSLLINYQYYGYYTGYDFIVFAERLGVVSKIVEAFIKLIGKKIPMIESLIKNSFMPDTMKDNSTELIKNRFRALQILTEHAS is encoded by the coding sequence ATGAGTGAGTTTTGCCGGGTAAGTCTGAAACCTTTGAGAACTAAAAGTGTCTCGGGAGCAAATTCTGCTCAGTTAAAATCATTTGTTGATGGGAGCAAAGCTAGTCTTGATTTGCCGTTTTCTCGTAAGGATTTTTTTGAAAATGGCCGAAAATATGTTGAAGGAATAAGTATTTCAGGCGTTCAGCAAAAGTTATCGCTAATTATTAAAGAAGATGCTTTTAAGCCAACAGATGTTGGAGGGCGTTATATACTGAAGCCTAGCCCTGAAGCATTTCCTAATGCTGCGGAAAATGAGCATACTGCGATGAAAATAAGCAATGTTCTAGGCTTTCGAACAGCAGATTGCGCGCTTGCAAAATTTACTGATGGTGAGTACGCATATATCTGTAAGCGTTTTGATCGAGAGCTAAATGAAAAAAATATCGTAATTCAGCATCATCAAGAAGATTTATTGCAGTGTATGAACCTTGTGAGTGAATCTAAATACATTCTTTCTTATGAGGAGGCAGGAAGAACGCTGCTTGAAGTCACTAGAAATAACTTACTGGTTGCCAGTGACTACGTAAATAGAATTATTTTTGCTTATTTAATCGGGAATGATGATCTTCATCTTAAAAATTTCAGTGTTATAAGATTTGAAAGTAGTAAAACTCACTATTATGATAAGCTCGCACCTAATTATGATTGTCTGTTTTGTGAAGAATATACTGGAGGGCAGGGGTATTTAGCTCTGGATCTTTTAGCAAATGGTGAAGATGATAGTTTATTAATTAACTACCAGTATTATGGCTATTACACAGGGTATGACTTCATAGTATTTGCAGAGAGGCTTGGCGTGGTGTCAAAAATAGTTGAAGCGTTTATTAAGCTGATTGGAAAAAAAATCCCAATGATAGAATCGCTCATTAAAAACAGCTTTATGCCGGATACAATGAAGGATAACTCAACTGAATTGATTAAAAATCGATTTAGGGCTTTGCAGATCTTGACTGAACACGCCTCATGA
- a CDS encoding HipA N-terminal domain-containing protein: protein MDKLIGNIIKEASVYYRGVLAGTLTKLDTGFSFQYDSRYLISGTPIAFCYPLQKEPFLNAQLPAFFDNLVSEGWMRKLQSITQKIDENDRFGLLIKNGRDLVGAVTVLPYQK from the coding sequence ATGGATAAGCTAATTGGGAATATTATCAAAGAAGCTAGTGTGTATTATCGGGGCGTTTTGGCAGGAACCTTAACAAAATTAGATACAGGGTTTTCCTTTCAGTATGACTCAAGGTATTTAATTTCTGGGACTCCAATTGCTTTTTGTTATCCGTTGCAAAAGGAACCATTTTTGAACGCTCAGTTGCCAGCTTTTTTTGATAATTTAGTTAGTGAAGGATGGATGCGTAAATTGCAGTCGATTACACAAAAAATTGATGAAAATGATCGCTTTGGATTACTGATTAAAAATGGTAGAGATCTGGTGGGCGCTGTAACAGTTTTACCATACCAGAAATAA
- a CDS encoding helix-turn-helix transcriptional regulator, which yields MGKQDLTQLSTAELFAELQERLESAQEELSLIQTRSEAVSIQKAGQLIRKKRLQHDANQQELADMSEVSYSTISKIEANNPKVLLENILKVAGVLGLEIWIS from the coding sequence ATGGGAAAACAAGATTTGACGCAGCTCTCGACAGCAGAGCTATTTGCAGAGCTGCAAGAGAGGCTAGAGAGTGCCCAGGAAGAACTGTCTTTGATACAAACACGCTCTGAAGCTGTTTCTATACAGAAAGCAGGCCAGCTTATACGCAAGAAACGACTTCAGCATGATGCTAATCAGCAAGAACTCGCAGATATGTCAGAGGTTTCTTATTCAACTATCAGTAAGATAGAAGCCAATAACCCCAAGGTTCTGTTAGAAAATATTTTAAAAGTAGCTGGAGTGTTAGGTCTTGAAATATGGATAAGCTAA
- a CDS encoding PAS domain-containing protein: MILNAIGDGVYGLDAQGRLTFANAAAQTMMGWSEAELLDKSIHHLHHPIR; encoded by the coding sequence CTGATTTTAAACGCCATAGGTGATGGTGTGTATGGCCTAGACGCGCAAGGGCGGCTGACCTTTGCCAATGCAGCGGCACAAACCATGATGGGTTGGAGTGAAGCTGAGCTGCTGGATAAGTCGATACATCATTTACATCACCCTATCCGCTAG
- a CDS encoding GNAT family N-acetyltransferase, whose translation MSDIFHRQLIQSDAAAMYELFKFSIEASWANLGITPEELDHMGAPYFEALIQNLEQMQLGIFIGTFNMENQLIACAGFTRNERLCSRHTARVIGVVVSSPMRGKGYGSSLLKQIIQSCALSNIEQLTIDTADTGAGAIKLYQKLNFNLYGREASAIRYAEETYDRLLLCREINASDASIV comes from the coding sequence ATGAGCGATATTTTCCATAGACAACTGATTCAATCTGACGCAGCTGCAATGTATGAATTATTCAAATTTTCAATTGAAGCATCTTGGGCAAACTTGGGGATTACACCAGAAGAACTTGATCATATGGGCGCGCCATATTTTGAAGCACTAATTCAAAACCTAGAACAAATGCAGTTGGGAATATTTATTGGCACTTTTAATATGGAAAACCAATTAATCGCTTGCGCCGGATTTACCAGAAACGAGCGCCTTTGCAGCCGCCATACCGCTAGAGTTATCGGCGTAGTCGTCTCTAGCCCAATGCGTGGAAAGGGTTATGGCTCATCACTTTTAAAGCAAATCATTCAAAGCTGTGCGCTTAGCAATATTGAACAATTGACGATTGATACAGCCGATACCGGAGCCGGAGCAATAAAACTCTACCAAAAATTAAATTTTAATTTATATGGTCGCGAAGCTTCAGCAATCCGTTACGCGGAAGAAACTTATGACCGGCTGTTGCTATGTAGAGAAATAAACGCATCCGATGCATCAATAGTTTAA
- a CDS encoding zf-TFIIB domain-containing protein has protein sequence MDCPKCKSRSLRATKIEQGLAAMGCTDCGGALVSLLYYRDWAERTPLQPSDVITDIEDPQQDNITTDVSVNDTSAALACPKCKKLMTKFKVSGCTSNRLDLCTSCDEAWLDGGEWALLKSLELSRKMPVVFTEQWQRKVRQQELDSAREQRLLQVVSEEDLFIVKQFREWVKSHPQREKIVFFVNHS, from the coding sequence ATGGATTGTCCGAAATGTAAGTCGCGCTCGTTACGCGCTACCAAAATAGAACAAGGCCTAGCTGCCATGGGCTGTACAGATTGTGGCGGCGCGTTGGTCTCTTTATTGTATTACCGCGATTGGGCGGAAAGAACGCCACTGCAGCCTTCAGATGTAATCACTGATATTGAAGATCCTCAGCAAGACAACATCACGACAGATGTTTCTGTAAACGATACATCTGCAGCGTTAGCCTGTCCTAAGTGCAAAAAGCTGATGACTAAATTTAAAGTCTCAGGATGCACCAGTAACCGGTTAGATTTATGCACTTCTTGCGATGAAGCCTGGCTAGACGGTGGCGAATGGGCGCTATTAAAGTCTTTGGAATTGTCACGAAAAATGCCAGTAGTTTTCACAGAGCAATGGCAGAGAAAAGTTCGTCAGCAAGAGTTGGATTCAGCGCGCGAACAACGCTTATTACAAGTTGTTTCTGAAGAAGATCTATTTATAGTTAAGCAATTCCGTGAATGGGTTAAAAGCCATCCGCAAAGAGAAAAAATAGTTTTCTTTGTTAATCATTCGTAA
- a CDS encoding haloacid dehalogenase type II: MKTTLAFDIYGTLIDTHSVVSLLRHMIDDKAVEFSQSWREKQLEYSFRRGLMKQYADFSVCTSQALDYCCEKHKCYLSDAEKKQLLDSYRELPAFSDVKQSLQVLKQKEFRLFAFSNGKADAVKALLLSAGIDHLFEGIVSADSVQTFKPDPAVYQHFLVESETSLEHCWLVSSNPFDVTGAIACGWKTAWLQRTTHAVFDPWEFQPTITVDSLQQLAETLN; encoded by the coding sequence ATGAAGACCACCTTGGCTTTTGATATCTACGGCACTTTAATTGACACCCATAGCGTGGTTTCATTACTGCGGCATATGATTGACGATAAAGCAGTTGAATTCTCACAAAGTTGGCGTGAAAAACAGCTGGAATATTCATTTCGCCGCGGATTAATGAAGCAGTATGCCGATTTTTCAGTGTGCACTTCGCAGGCATTAGATTATTGCTGTGAAAAACATAAGTGCTATTTATCTGATGCTGAGAAAAAACAGCTACTTGATAGCTATCGAGAGCTGCCAGCTTTTTCTGATGTTAAACAATCATTACAAGTTCTTAAACAAAAAGAATTTCGTTTGTTTGCTTTTTCTAATGGCAAGGCTGATGCGGTTAAAGCATTGTTGCTATCAGCTGGAATCGATCATTTGTTTGAAGGTATTGTCAGTGCAGATAGTGTGCAAACCTTTAAGCCAGACCCTGCGGTTTATCAGCATTTTTTAGTTGAAAGTGAAACTTCATTAGAACACTGCTGGCTGGTTTCTAGTAACCCATTTGATGTCACAGGTGCAATCGCTTGTGGCTGGAAAACTGCTTGGTTGCAGCGCACTACTCATGCGGTATTTGATCCGTGGGAGTTTCAACCAACAATCACCGTCGATAGCTTGCAGCAGCTTGCCGAAACATTGAACTGA
- a CDS encoding Hsp20 family protein yields MQTVDFSPLFRSAIGFDRMLNMLDTASRESNPAYPPYNIELLDENSYRITMAVSGFAEEELDIRMERSVLTVSGKKSEKKQKRQFLHQGIAERNFERRFQLADHVKVVDAKLENGLLDVELIREIPEAMKPKSISINAGGKTKVVNG; encoded by the coding sequence ATGCAAACTGTAGATTTCTCTCCCCTGTTTCGTTCCGCTATTGGCTTTGATCGCATGCTGAATATGCTTGATACAGCAAGCCGTGAAAGCAACCCAGCTTACCCTCCGTACAATATTGAATTGCTCGACGAAAATAGCTATCGAATTACTATGGCAGTCAGTGGTTTTGCTGAAGAAGAACTTGATATTCGTATGGAACGCAGTGTGTTAACTGTTTCTGGTAAGAAGTCTGAGAAAAAGCAAAAGCGACAATTTTTACATCAAGGAATTGCCGAACGCAATTTCGAACGCCGCTTTCAATTGGCAGATCATGTAAAGGTTGTTGATGCAAAATTGGAAAATGGATTGTTGGATGTCGAATTAATTCGGGAAATTCCTGAGGCAATGAAGCCAAAGTCTATTTCAATTAATGCTGGTGGAAAAACTAAGGTAGTAAATGGTTAG